The genome window AAAAATCTTTAGGCGGACTTCGCATCCATGGCAAAGAATTATATTCGGTTTCAGAAAAAGAAGAACATCGATTGGGCTTTACTCGATAACGGAAGAATTCTCCCGTTGGGCTGCGGAGATCTATCGACAAAAGACTTTCTCGAATTTTTACGGAAGAAAAAGAAATCAACCAAACTCAAATCGATCTCTTCGGAAGGAGTTTCGATTTTATCGCCGATCACGGCTCCTTGTCAGATCATTTGTCAAGGCGCGAACTATAGGCAACATCTGATCGAATCGGGTTTGAATCCGGACGATAAGAATTACAATCTCTTCTTTACAAAATCGGACGCGTCCTTGTTTCCGCCGATCGGCGACATTGTGCGTCCCTTGCATGTAAAACTTCTGGATTACGAGATCGAACTCGGTCTTGTTTTCGGAAAAGGATTCGATTCCGATTTGAATCCGAATCCGGAAAACGTCGCCTCGCACGTAGCAGCGTTCTTTATGGCAAACGACGTCTCTGCGAGGGATGTTCAACTTCCTCAATTGCAATGGTATAAGGGAAAATCTTACCGCACCTTTTGTCCGTCCGGCCCGCATCTTACGGTTTTGGAACCGGGAGATTTCGAACGTTTGGATTCGCTGGAATTGACGTTGACCGTTAACGGAGAAGTCCGTCAAAGGGACAAGGCTTCCAATCTCGTTTTCAAACCGATCGAAAGCATCGTAGAACTATCACGTTTTTGTAATATTGCTCCGGGTGACGTTTTGTTGACGGGAACTCCTTCCGGTTGCGCGCTCCGCGCACCGGGGAAACTCGTACA of Leptospira sanjuanensis contains these proteins:
- a CDS encoding fumarylacetoacetate hydrolase family protein; this translates as MAKNYIRFQKKKNIDWALLDNGRILPLGCGDLSTKDFLEFLRKKKKSTKLKSISSEGVSILSPITAPCQIICQGANYRQHLIESGLNPDDKNYNLFFTKSDASLFPPIGDIVRPLHVKLLDYEIELGLVFGKGFDSDLNPNPENVASHVAAFFMANDVSARDVQLPQLQWYKGKSYRTFCPSGPHLTVLEPGDFERLDSLELTLTVNGEVRQRDKASNLVFKPIESIVELSRFCNIAPGDVLLTGTPSGCALRAPGKLVQALGGFLSEKTKWKLFVKGQSKRSQYLQPGDVVRSSIRTVDGKIDLGEQVLNVIAE